From a region of the Castor canadensis chromosome 7, mCasCan1.hap1v2, whole genome shotgun sequence genome:
- the LOC141424877 gene encoding uncharacterized protein: MNNGAARTGLTTPMRRKEKPEIRPGVPKVGFAAGVEASRGTRPLPRTHGGSRPPSPAGGAAAGLSLQRPAPSAPRSPPPPSPQAPPPRPSVACGRTSTNLSCPPLACSVGRTEKRLRSAARGVPASRAGHFPHRPRLLPVSPRPRRASRASLAFRASQAGAARRGGALGEPRPRAGPSARPRCPAPPTCSRDLGGTRTLPECALVQGLVRAVQG, translated from the exons ATGAATAACGGGGCGGCAAGAACAGGTCTGACCACCCCAATGCGCCGCAAAGAGAAACCAGAAATCAGGCCCGGCGTCCCCAAAGTGGGGTTCGCAGCCGGCGTGGAGGCGAGCAGGGGAACTCGGCCCCTTCCCCGGACCCACGGCGGTTCGCGTCCTCCGTCGCCCGCGGGCGGGGCGGCCGCGGGGTTATCGCTGCAACGCCCAGCACCGAGCG CGCCGCGCTCACCTCCACCGCCTTCCCCGCAGGCCCCGCCACCGCGGCCTTCGGTGGCCTGCGGCCGCACCTCCACAAACCTCTCCTGTCCTCCTCTGGCCTGTAGCGTCGGCAGGACGGAGAAACGGCTCCGCAGCGCTGCCCGCGGGGTCCCCGCCTCCCGAGCCGGCCACTTCCCTCACCGACCACGGCTCCTTCCGGTGTCTCCGCGGCCGCGGCGGGCGTCGCGGGCGTCTCTGGCGTTTCGGGCGTCTCAGGCGGGCGCGGCGCGGAGGGGCGGGGCGCTCGGAGAGCCACGCCCCCGGGCGGGGCCAAGCGCCAGACCCAGGTGCCCCGCCCCGCCCACCTGCTCTAGAGACTTGGGCGGTACCCGGACCCTCCCAGAGTGTGCACTTGTTCAAGGCTTAGTGCGTGCAGTTCAAGGTTAG